In Fusarium oxysporum f. sp. lycopersici 4287 chromosome 4, whole genome shotgun sequence, a genomic segment contains:
- a CDS encoding PTH1 family peptidyl-tRNA hydrolase, with translation MFNPRFLVVSLGNPLPKYESLHSAGHFALNGLAQVLRQPSFREVTFGNQTCLVSQGPKYTLVQSPTLMNVSGRFVAKAWKEMTNQHDPSSLSLVIVHDELEKDLGIVRLTAWDRSHKGHNGIKSVKGSLSQNKHPTSPFVRIAVGIGRPAERDPETVSRYVLDRISSDKRRILEEEAPWKVAECLVELEKEWKAELKT, from the coding sequence ATGTTTAATCCTCGCTTTCTCGTTGTCAGTCTGGGCAATCCCTTGCCCAAATACGAAAGTCTACATTCTGCCGGTCATTTCGCTCTCAATGGCCTTGCTCAAGTCTTGCGTCAACCCTCGTTTCGAGAGGTGACTTTCGGAAATCAGACATGCCTGGTATCTCAAGGCCCAAAATACACCCTGGTTCAATCGCCTACTCTGATGAACGTCTCTGGACGTTTTGTTGCAAAGGCGTGGAAAGAAATGACCAATCAACATGACCCCTCATCACTCAGTCTAGTGATTGTTCACGATGAACTCGAAAAGGACTTGGGCATTGTGCGGCTCACGGCGTGGGACCGAAGTCACAAAGGTCACAATGGTATCAAAAGTGTCAAGGGATCTCTTTCGCAAAATAAACACCCAACGTCGCCATTTGTACGAATTGCTGTTGGGATTGGACGACCAGCGGAGAGGGACCCGGAGACCGTTAGCCGTTACGTTCTTGATCGGATATCAAGCGACAAAAGGAGAATTCTAGAAGAGGAAGCACCATGGAAAGTTGCCGAGTGCCTTGTTGAGCTGGAAAAAGAATGGAAGGCTGAGCTCAAGACATGA
- a CDS encoding F-box and leucine-rich repeat protein GRR1 → MAAAAAGPASRQSPATADEQEDSRSSSSSTSPAPADNEESDFFLGANDSQSSIGVPNFQDMQVEDACQPPVHRLPNEILISVFAKLSSTSDLFHCMLVCKRWARNTVDQLWHRPACTSWKNHGSICQTLQLETPSFRYRDFIKRLNLAALADKISDGSVMPLAVCSRVERLTLTNCRNLTDSGLIALVENSTSLLALDISNDKNITEQSINTIAKNCSRLQGLNISGCENVSNESMINLATSCRYIKRLKLNECSQLQDDAIHAFAENCPNILEIDLHQCNRIGNGPITSLMVKGNCLRELRLASCELIDDDAFLTLPHGRLFEHLRILDLTSCVRLTDAAVQKIIDVAPRLRNLVLAKCRNITDVAVHAISKLGKNLHYVHLGHCGNITDEGVKRLVQNCNRIRYIDLGCCTNLTDESVKRLALLPKLKRIGLVKCSSITDDSVFHLAEAAFRPRVRRDASGMLVGNEYYASSLERVHLSYCVNLTLKSIMKLLNSCPRLTHLSLTGVAAFQRDDFQPYCRQAPPEFTQHQRDVFCVFSGTMVSKFRDFLNTSPQFEDLWDMHSWNRTAVYPGQRQRTSVMQPTATAGDGADDEMVDDENDFEGLDGSEMVVDAQAQNPANGNGTINPNALMNHGFQQAIPVPPPAPSFPTEGGTPQHTTSQASAAPLGHGHPGNGEPSTGASTATIHRPQENGDQPDAMN, encoded by the exons ATGGCCGCTGCTGCCGCTGGCCCTGCCTCTCGGCAGAGTCCTGCAACCGCCGACGAGCAGGAAGATTCTCgatcgtcatcctcgtcaactTCCCCCGCGCCCGCCGATAACGAAGAGTCCGATTTCTTTCTCGGAGCCAACGACTCTCAGTCAAGCATCGGAGTTCCCAACTTTCAAGATATGCAGGTGGAAGATGCTTGCCAACCGCCCGTCCATCGGTTGCCAAACGAGATACTCATCAGCGTGTTTGCCAAATTGAGTTCCACCTCCGATCTGTTCCACTGCATGCTGGTTTGCAAACGCTGGGCTAGAAACACAGTCGATCAACTCTGGCATCGACCGGCGTGCACGAGTTGGAAGAACCACGGCAGCATTTGCCAAACGCTGCAGCTCGAGACACCGTCTTTCAGATATCGCGACTTTATCAAGAGGCTCAACCTCGCCGCCCTTGCTGACAAAATCAGTGATGGTAGTGTTATGCCGCTCGCAGTCTGTAGTCGGGTGGAACGTTTGACACTTACGAACTGTCGCAACCTCACCGATTCCGGACTTATCGCCCTTGTGGAGAATAGCACCTCGTTGCTGGCACTCGACATTTCCAACGACAAGAACATTACCGAGCAGTCTATCAATACCATCGCCAAAAACTGCAGTCGCCTTCAAGGACTCAACATTTCTGGCTGCGAGAATGTCTCCAACGAGAGCATGATCAACTTGGCAACAAGTTGTCGCTATATTAAGAGA CTGAAGTTGAATGAATGTAGCCAGCTCCAAGACGACGCTATTCACGCCTTCGCCGAAAACTGTCCCAACATCCTCGAGATCGACCTCCACCAGTGCAATCGCATTGGTAACGGCCCTATAACTTCTCTTATGGTCAAGGGCAACTGTCTCCGAGAGTTACGGCTAGCAAGCTGCGAACTAATTGATGACGATGCTTTCCTGACTCTACCCCATGGACGACTATTTGAACATCTCCGCATTCTCGACCTGACATCCTGCGTGCGTTTGACAGACGCTGCTGTCCAGAAGATTATTGATGTCGCACCTCGCCTTCGCAACCTTGTTCTTGCCAAGTGCCGAAACATCACTGATGTAGCCGTTCATGCTATCTCAAAGCTTGGTAAGAACCTGCATTACGTGCATCTGGGTCACTGTGGCAATATCACCGACGAAGGTGTCAAGAGATTAGTCCAGAACTGCAACCGCATTCGATACATCGATCTGGGTTGCTGTACCAACTTGACAGATGAGAGCGTGAAGCGTCTTGCTCTATTACCCAAGCTGAAGCGTATTGGGCTTGTGAAATGCAGCTCTATCACGGATGACTCAGTCTTTCATCTCGCAGAAGCCGCATTTCGACCCAGGGTACGACGAGATGCCAGTGGTATGCTTGTTGGCAATGAGTACTACGCCTCGAGTCTCGAGCGCGTTCATCTGAGCTACTGTGTCAACCTTACCCTCAAG AGTATCATGAAGTTGCTCAACTCATGCCCTCGATTGACCCACTTGAGTTTGACTGGAGTTGCCGCTTTCCAGCGTGATGACTTCCAGCCATACTGTCGGCAAGCACCCCCAG AATTTACCCAACACCAGCGAGATGTGTTTTGTGTCTTTTCCGGCACTATGGTATCCAAGTTCCGTGATTTCCTCAACACTTCGCCACAATTCGAGGATCTATGGGACATGCACAGCTGGAATCGAACAGCAGTCTACCCCGGACAACGGCAACGCACTTCCGTAATGCAGCCAACAGCCACTGCCGGAGATGGAGCTGACGATGAGATGGTTGACGACGAGAACGATTTCGAGGGCCTGGACGGCAGCGAGATGGTCGTGGATGCTCAGGCACAGAATCCGGCCAACGGCAACGGAACGATAAATCCCAACGCTCTCATGAACCACGGATTTCAACAAGCTATTCCCGTACCACCTCCAGCTCCTAGCTTCCCAACAG AAGGCGGAACACCACAGCATACCACCAGCCAAGCGAGCGCAGCACCTCTTGGACACGGGCACCCAGGGAACGGGGAACCCTCGACCGGCGCAAGCACTGCGACTATCCACCGACCTCAAGAGAACGGTGACCAACCTGACGCGATGAACTGA
- a CDS encoding F-box and leucine-rich repeat protein GRR1, whose protein sequence is MAAAAAGPASRQSPATADEQEDSRSSSSSTSPAPADNEESDFFLGANDSQSSIGVPNFQDMQVEDACQPPVHRLPNEILISVFAKLSSTSDLFHCMLVCKRWARNTVDQLWHRPACTSWKNHGSICQTLQLETPSFRYRDFIKRLNLAALADKISDGSVMPLAVCSRVERLTLTNCRNLTDSGLIALVENSTSLLALDISNDKNITEQSINTIAKNCSRLQGLNISGCENVSNESMINLATSCRYIKRLKLNECSQLQDDAIHAFAENCPNILEIDLHQCNRIGNGPITSLMVKGNCLRELRLASCELIDDDAFLTLPHGRLFEHLRILDLTSCVRLTDAAVQKIIDVAPRLRNLVLAKCRNITDVAVHAISKLGKNLHYVHLGHCGNITDEGVKRLVQNCNRIRYIDLGCCTNLTDESVKRLALLPKLKRIGLVKCSSITDDSVFHLAEAAFRPRVRRDASGMLVGNEYYASSLERVHLSYCVNLTLKSIMKLLNSCPRLTHLSLTGVAAFQRDDFQPYCRQAPPEFTQHQRDVFCVFSGTMVSKFRDFLNTSPQFEDLWDMHSWNRTAVYPGQRQRTSVMQPTATAGDGADDEMVDDENDFEGLDGSEMVVDAQAQNPANGNGTINPNALMNHGFQQAIPVPPPAPSFPTGQLPPFFPTFARFLPSSSLARQEPGLLGPAFIQNSINNLLEGGTPQHTTSQASAAPLGHGHPGNGEPSTGASTATIHRPQENGDQPDAMN, encoded by the exons ATGGCCGCTGCTGCCGCTGGCCCTGCCTCTCGGCAGAGTCCTGCAACCGCCGACGAGCAGGAAGATTCTCgatcgtcatcctcgtcaactTCCCCCGCGCCCGCCGATAACGAAGAGTCCGATTTCTTTCTCGGAGCCAACGACTCTCAGTCAAGCATCGGAGTTCCCAACTTTCAAGATATGCAGGTGGAAGATGCTTGCCAACCGCCCGTCCATCGGTTGCCAAACGAGATACTCATCAGCGTGTTTGCCAAATTGAGTTCCACCTCCGATCTGTTCCACTGCATGCTGGTTTGCAAACGCTGGGCTAGAAACACAGTCGATCAACTCTGGCATCGACCGGCGTGCACGAGTTGGAAGAACCACGGCAGCATTTGCCAAACGCTGCAGCTCGAGACACCGTCTTTCAGATATCGCGACTTTATCAAGAGGCTCAACCTCGCCGCCCTTGCTGACAAAATCAGTGATGGTAGTGTTATGCCGCTCGCAGTCTGTAGTCGGGTGGAACGTTTGACACTTACGAACTGTCGCAACCTCACCGATTCCGGACTTATCGCCCTTGTGGAGAATAGCACCTCGTTGCTGGCACTCGACATTTCCAACGACAAGAACATTACCGAGCAGTCTATCAATACCATCGCCAAAAACTGCAGTCGCCTTCAAGGACTCAACATTTCTGGCTGCGAGAATGTCTCCAACGAGAGCATGATCAACTTGGCAACAAGTTGTCGCTATATTAAGAGA CTGAAGTTGAATGAATGTAGCCAGCTCCAAGACGACGCTATTCACGCCTTCGCCGAAAACTGTCCCAACATCCTCGAGATCGACCTCCACCAGTGCAATCGCATTGGTAACGGCCCTATAACTTCTCTTATGGTCAAGGGCAACTGTCTCCGAGAGTTACGGCTAGCAAGCTGCGAACTAATTGATGACGATGCTTTCCTGACTCTACCCCATGGACGACTATTTGAACATCTCCGCATTCTCGACCTGACATCCTGCGTGCGTTTGACAGACGCTGCTGTCCAGAAGATTATTGATGTCGCACCTCGCCTTCGCAACCTTGTTCTTGCCAAGTGCCGAAACATCACTGATGTAGCCGTTCATGCTATCTCAAAGCTTGGTAAGAACCTGCATTACGTGCATCTGGGTCACTGTGGCAATATCACCGACGAAGGTGTCAAGAGATTAGTCCAGAACTGCAACCGCATTCGATACATCGATCTGGGTTGCTGTACCAACTTGACAGATGAGAGCGTGAAGCGTCTTGCTCTATTACCCAAGCTGAAGCGTATTGGGCTTGTGAAATGCAGCTCTATCACGGATGACTCAGTCTTTCATCTCGCAGAAGCCGCATTTCGACCCAGGGTACGACGAGATGCCAGTGGTATGCTTGTTGGCAATGAGTACTACGCCTCGAGTCTCGAGCGCGTTCATCTGAGCTACTGTGTCAACCTTACCCTCAAG AGTATCATGAAGTTGCTCAACTCATGCCCTCGATTGACCCACTTGAGTTTGACTGGAGTTGCCGCTTTCCAGCGTGATGACTTCCAGCCATACTGTCGGCAAGCACCCCCAG AATTTACCCAACACCAGCGAGATGTGTTTTGTGTCTTTTCCGGCACTATGGTATCCAAGTTCCGTGATTTCCTCAACACTTCGCCACAATTCGAGGATCTATGGGACATGCACAGCTGGAATCGAACAGCAGTCTACCCCGGACAACGGCAACGCACTTCCGTAATGCAGCCAACAGCCACTGCCGGAGATGGAGCTGACGATGAGATGGTTGACGACGAGAACGATTTCGAGGGCCTGGACGGCAGCGAGATGGTCGTGGATGCTCAGGCACAGAATCCGGCCAACGGCAACGGAACGATAAATCCCAACGCTCTCATGAACCACGGATTTCAACAAGCTATTCCCGTACCACCTCCAGCTCCTAGCTTCCCAACAGGTCAGCTCCCTCCATTCTTTCCGACGTTCGCCCGCTTCCTGCCTTCATCGTCACTCGCACGACAGGAACCAGGATTGCTTGGGCCAGCTTTTATTCAGAACAGCATTAACAACCTACTAGAAGGCGGAACACCACAGCATACCACCAGCCAAGCGAGCGCAGCACCTCTTGGACACGGGCACCCAGGGAACGGGGAACCCTCGACCGGCGCAAGCACTGCGACTATCCACCGACCTCAAGAGAACGGTGACCAACCTGACGCGATGAACTGA
- a CDS encoding F-box and leucine-rich repeat protein GRR1, which produces MAAAAAGPASRQSPATADEQEDSRSSSSSTSPAPADNEESDFFLGANDSQSSIGVPNFQDMQVEDACQPPVHRLPNEILISVFAKLSSTSDLFHCMLVCKRWARNTVDQLWHRPACTSWKNHGSICQTLQLETPSFRYRDFIKRLNLAALADKISDGSVMPLAVCSRVERLTLTNCRNLTDSGLIALVENSTSLLALDISNDKNITEQSINTIAKNCSRLQGLNISGCENVSNESMINLATSCRYIKRLKLNECSQLQDDAIHAFAENCPNILEIDLHQCNRIGNGPITSLMVKGNCLRELRLASCELIDDDAFLTLPHGRLFEHLRILDLTSCVRLTDAAVQKIIDVAPRLRNLVLAKCRNITDVAVHAISKLGKNLHYVHLGHCGNITDEGVKRLVQNCNRIRYIDLGCCTNLTDESVKRLALLPKLKRIGLVKCSSITDDSVFHLAEAAFRPRVRRDASGMLVGNEYYASSLERVHLSYCVNLTLKVRRPLFPGLPLLTFHRVS; this is translated from the exons ATGGCCGCTGCTGCCGCTGGCCCTGCCTCTCGGCAGAGTCCTGCAACCGCCGACGAGCAGGAAGATTCTCgatcgtcatcctcgtcaactTCCCCCGCGCCCGCCGATAACGAAGAGTCCGATTTCTTTCTCGGAGCCAACGACTCTCAGTCAAGCATCGGAGTTCCCAACTTTCAAGATATGCAGGTGGAAGATGCTTGCCAACCGCCCGTCCATCGGTTGCCAAACGAGATACTCATCAGCGTGTTTGCCAAATTGAGTTCCACCTCCGATCTGTTCCACTGCATGCTGGTTTGCAAACGCTGGGCTAGAAACACAGTCGATCAACTCTGGCATCGACCGGCGTGCACGAGTTGGAAGAACCACGGCAGCATTTGCCAAACGCTGCAGCTCGAGACACCGTCTTTCAGATATCGCGACTTTATCAAGAGGCTCAACCTCGCCGCCCTTGCTGACAAAATCAGTGATGGTAGTGTTATGCCGCTCGCAGTCTGTAGTCGGGTGGAACGTTTGACACTTACGAACTGTCGCAACCTCACCGATTCCGGACTTATCGCCCTTGTGGAGAATAGCACCTCGTTGCTGGCACTCGACATTTCCAACGACAAGAACATTACCGAGCAGTCTATCAATACCATCGCCAAAAACTGCAGTCGCCTTCAAGGACTCAACATTTCTGGCTGCGAGAATGTCTCCAACGAGAGCATGATCAACTTGGCAACAAGTTGTCGCTATATTAAGAGA CTGAAGTTGAATGAATGTAGCCAGCTCCAAGACGACGCTATTCACGCCTTCGCCGAAAACTGTCCCAACATCCTCGAGATCGACCTCCACCAGTGCAATCGCATTGGTAACGGCCCTATAACTTCTCTTATGGTCAAGGGCAACTGTCTCCGAGAGTTACGGCTAGCAAGCTGCGAACTAATTGATGACGATGCTTTCCTGACTCTACCCCATGGACGACTATTTGAACATCTCCGCATTCTCGACCTGACATCCTGCGTGCGTTTGACAGACGCTGCTGTCCAGAAGATTATTGATGTCGCACCTCGCCTTCGCAACCTTGTTCTTGCCAAGTGCCGAAACATCACTGATGTAGCCGTTCATGCTATCTCAAAGCTTGGTAAGAACCTGCATTACGTGCATCTGGGTCACTGTGGCAATATCACCGACGAAGGTGTCAAGAGATTAGTCCAGAACTGCAACCGCATTCGATACATCGATCTGGGTTGCTGTACCAACTTGACAGATGAGAGCGTGAAGCGTCTTGCTCTATTACCCAAGCTGAAGCGTATTGGGCTTGTGAAATGCAGCTCTATCACGGATGACTCAGTCTTTCATCTCGCAGAAGCCGCATTTCGACCCAGGGTACGACGAGATGCCAGTGGTATGCTTGTTGGCAATGAGTACTACGCCTCGAGTCTCGAGCGCGTTCATCTGAGCTACTGTGTCAACCTTACCCTCAAGGTTCGTCGCCCCTTATTTCCAGGATTGCCATTATTGACATTTCACAGAGTATCATGA